GAGCGCCAGTTCCTCGTCGGTACACAGGATCCGCATCGCTCGCTCGCGGGCGATCGCGGGCGCCCCCTCGTCGTCGGCCGACTCGGTGATTCGTGCCGAAAGGACGCCGTATGCGTCCATGATCCAGTCCGGAAGCGGGGGGCGCGGATCGTGGGTCAGGGACATCTATCAGCTCACTCGTATCTATTCGTTTTGAGGTAGTATCAGTTAACTGTACTGCCCAGTGACACCAGCGGAAAACGGTCCCGCAATCGTCTCACGGACACCGTCTACGGCTGCTTGGAGTCGATCTCGGTGTCCTCGTGCTCGCTCTCGCCGTGATCCGCCAGCGCTTGCTGTGAGTCGAACGTCTCGTCACAGACCGGGCAGGCGAACGGATCGGATTCGTCGACGTTCTCCTCGTCGCGCGGGTCCATTGGCATGGTACACCAACACAGTACAAACCCTATTAATTGTGGGGGTTGCAGACGATGGGGGACCGAGGACGTGCGCCGAAATTCGACTCCGGGAACGGATTTCGGGTCGGCGATCCGGTGAGAGAGGGTACTCATTGCGCGGATTGCAGTATAGTACACGTGTGACTGGAAGGGACGGTCGTTCGGTCCCGACTTGACCGACTCGCTCGGGACGTGTCGTCCCGCTTCGGACCGCCGTCCGTCGGACCGTGCGCGCAGCGAACTTTTCCGTGCAGCCGGGCTACGGAGAGCGTGACTCGACTCTCCACTCTCGTCATCCTCGTGGGACTCGCGAGGGTCGTTCCGCTGCCGCCGCCGCTCGGCATCGTCCTCGGAGCCGTCCTGACGGCCGTCGGTGTCGGACTCAGGCAGTTCACGGAGAACTGACGTCTCCGGCGGAGCGGTCGGACCGTTCCGGCCGCAAAGCCAAGTAGCTCGTTCCCGAATTGTGCCGTAGAATGAGCGAGGGGCGAGACCTGCCCACGTTCTTCTTCGATCCCGAAGTGAACAGGGCGATCAACGAGGCGTTGCCCCAGGTCGTCGTCGAGTTCTTCGGGGTCGTCACCACCCTCGGCGACGGCGCGACGCTGGTCGCCGTGGCGGCCCTCTTGTACTGGTTCGGCGCCGCCGAAGACCGCCACGACCGGGCGATGGTGCTCGCCATCGCGGTCGCAACCCTCGCACTCGTCGCTGGTCTCAAGGGCATTCTCGAGGTCCAGCGACCGCTGTACGCCGCCGAGCCGCCCCTGGCTTTCGCCCCGGAGCAGTATCCGGGCTGGAGCACGCCGAGTGCCCACGCGATGGGCGCCGCGTCGGTCTACGGCGCGCTGGCCGCCGTGATGAACGTCGGGAAACGCTGGCAGCGGTACGCGGTCGCGGGCGCGCTCATCGTCGCGGTCCCGTTCTCCCGGGTCGTTCTCGGGGTTCACTACGTCGGTGACGTCGTCCTCGGAGCCGCGCTGGGGCTCGGCCTCGTCGCCGTCGCGCTCCGGATCACGAGCCGTTCGGTCACACCGATGTTCGCGCTCTCGCTCACGATCGCGGTCGGGGCCTTCCTGCTTGGCTCCGAGGAGTACACCACGATGGCGATCGGAGCGTCGCTTGGCGGGCTCGTGACGTGGCCCGTCCTCGAGAGCCGGAACGCCGAGCCGCTGGGCGCCTCGCTGCTCCTGCTGGGGCTGATCGTCCTCCCGCTGCTGGCGGTCGTCAGGCTGCTCGATCTGTTGATCGCCGTCGAGGGCGGGTTCGTGATCGCCGGCACGGTGACGGTGAGTCTGCTGGCGCTCCTCGAGACGATCGGGTTCGCGGTCGCCTTCGGCGGCGCGATCGCGGCGCCGTACGTTGCGGTCCGGTTCGACGACACGAGGACGGTCCGGCGGCTCCAGGCCGCGCTCCCGTTCAGCGGTCGGACCGTCGAAGCGGCCGCCACCCGCGAACGCCCGCCAGAGAACGGCGGGAACGGCTGAGAGTCGCCTTCGATCCGATCGACGGCTGCGGCAGATCTTTGCGTCCTCGCGACGAGTTCCGGTATGGCGATCGAGGCCTCGTTTACCGCGACGGAAGGGGAGTTCCCGCTGGCAGAAGTGTTCTCGAAGTTCCCCGCCGCACAGATCGAGCTCGATCGTGTGGTTCCGACGAACGGCGTGTTGATCCCGTACTTCTGGCTCAAACGAGACGACTCCGCGGAGATCTCCCTGGAGGGGGTCGACCACCCCGGGATCGACGACCTGCGGATCGTCGACGACGTCGACGGCGAGGTCTTCGTCCGCATCGACTGGGATTTCGAGTACGAGAGCGTGCTGACCGCGATCCTCGAGACCGACGTCGCGCTCGTCTCGGCGGTCGGCCGGGAGGGCAAGTGGACCTTCGAGGTCCGGGCCGAGCAACAGGAGGCGATCTCCGCGTTCCAGTCCTACTGTACGGACCACGAGATCCCGATCGAACTCACGCAGCTGCACGCGCTCTCGCCGCTTCAGTCGGGCCAGGAGTACGATCTCACCGAGGCCCAGCGGGAAGCGCTGACGCTTGCCTACGTCCGCGGGTTCTACGACTCGCCCCGGAAAGTCAGTCAGGCGGAGGTCGCCGACGAGCTCGATATCTCCCGGCAGGCGCTGGCCTCCCGCCTGCAGCGAGGCACCAGACGCCTGATCGCGAGTACGCTGATCGACCCCTCCGAGTAGACTTATAAAAGAGTTACGTACGTAAAAGTCAGTCTCACGTGCCGGCCGTTCTATACTCCAGACGTGATCCAGCGTAACGGACCTACGACAGCGTCGGCTCCCGGCGATACGCACCACGGATCCGAGGGGGGAGCGCTCGACGTCCTGACGTCGACGATCGCGGTCGATCGTCGCGAGGACGCGTACGAACTCGAGTACGATCCGGCTACGGACGCGCCAAGTCAGGCGGTCGTCGCCGCCGTCGGGGCGGTTACCGAGACTGATCCGATCGAGCTCGAGCCGCTGCACGCAGCCGTCGATGGGGACGCGCTCGACGCGCTGTTTCAGCCACCCACCGGGACCGATCGTCGGGTTGACTTTCGGTACAACGGACACGAGATCGTCCTCGAGACTCCGGGAACTGTGACGGTAACCGAGACGACGGCCGAGGCCGATGGGTGAGGACGACGAACTGCCAACCACCGGCGCCGACCGCGTGATCGAACGTGGTGACGAGTACAACCACCAGCGATACGGCACGGTCGAGGTGACGGGGATCTGGAAGGGCGTCGACGGCGTGGACACGACTCGCGAGGCCAAGGAGAAAGACGTCTACATCGTCCGTTACGCGGCCGACGAGGAGGGCGAGCGCGTCGACGAGCTCACCGATACGCTCGACGAGTTTCTGGACGCGATCGAGTGAGGGTTTTCGTGCCGATTCGGGGCGAGATGTTCACTCCGACCACCGGGTCACGGTCGAGTGCGATCGGCGCTCTCGGCGAGTAATCACCGGTTAGCTGGGCTGAGGTCGGTCACGAAACGGGGGTCGGTAGCGACGGTAGAAGATCCTGGAACGCTCGTTTCCTCCCCTCCAGAGTGCTCGTTCCCACGGCGGTGCTAGGGCTATTTGGCTCGGGACCGAAGGGAGTCGTATGAGCCCAGACACGATCCTGGTGACCGTCGGCGAGGAGGATCGGGATCGAACCGACGAGATCGCCAGCGCCGTGATCGACGTCGCAGCGCCGGCGGATGCGACGGTCGTGGTCGTACACGTCCTCACCGAGGAGACGTACCAGCAAGCGGTTTCACAGAGCGAACCGGTAAGCGACGACGACTCCCTCGAGTGGGTGAAACGGTGGTCGAGGACGGAGCCGGCGATCCAGCCGGGGATCGAGGGCGACGTTCCCGAGTGGGTCCGAGAGTGGTCCGAGAGCGGCGGCCCGAAGGACGCGACCGACCCGCCGTCCTCGGAGGGGATCGAAACGATTCTGGAACGAAAGGCGCTGATTCGAGAGCTCGTGGCGGCCTTCGAGGCGGCCGGCGTCGACTACGAGATCCGCGGTGACGTCGGCGATCCGACCGACCGCGTCCTCGCCGCGGTCGAGGACGTCGACCCTGACTTCGTCGTGGTCGGCGGCCGCGATCGCTCTCCCGCCCGGCAGGCGCTGTTCGGAAGCGTCTCCCAGGAGATCCTGCGATCGGTGGACCGTCCCGTGATCTCGGTTCGGGAGTCCGGTCGGTCGTAGCGGTGGTCACGGCCCCCGTGTGCTTCTCGGCTCGGCTGTCGAACGGTTCGGTGACGAGGGCAACAGGCCCGGAGAGCCGGTAGACTGCGGGCCCCGATCGCCGTCCTCGAGGGAGTGACTCGACGTCGAGACGGACGATCAGACAGTTACGGTGAGCGAACGTATATGGTACGTACCGTTGTACGTGAGACTGTTCCGTACCGGACATGCACCCGCTCCGTACGATCTCGACGCGCGCTCGAGATCACCTGCGCGAGGCCACGTACGTCGACCCAGGGGCGATTCGTATCGATACGCGGGCGCTCGCCGCGTTTCGCATCGCCGCCGGATTGCTCATCATCGCGGACGTCCTGCTTCGCTCCCGGAACTTCTCGTTCTTCTATACGGAGGGAGGCGTCGTCCCCCAATCCCTCGCCAGGGAGATGACGGCGGACAACGCGGTCTCGGTCTACTACCTCACGACGGATCCGACCGTGATCGCGGCGGTGTTCGTCCTGACGATACTGGTCGCAGTACAGCTGATCGTCGGCTACAAAACGAGGATCGCGGTCGTTCTCTCCTTTCTCCTGGTCGTCTCCCTGGACCACCACAACCCCCTGGTCCTCAGCTTCGCGGATACCCTGTTTCGAATGTTGCTGTTCTGGGCGATCTTCCTGCCGCTGGGCGAACGCTGGTCGGTCGACGCCCTTCAGGCCGATGCGCCGCCGAGGACCGGAATCACGAGCCTCGCGTCCGCGGCGATCCTGGCCCAGATCGTCTACATGTACGTCCTCAACGGCTACCACAAGCGCGAATCCGAGCTGTGGACCGGCGGAGAGGCGACCCCGCTCATCATGGGGCTGGACAACACGACGTTCCTCCTCGGCGATCTCATGCGGAGCGTCCCGACGCTCCTGCAGTACGGCGGACTAACCTGGTACTACATGCTGCTTTTCGCCTGGCTCCTCGTGTTCCTTCGTGGGCACGCACGCACGCTCTTCGTCGCCATGTTCATCGGGGGCCACGCCTCGTTCGCGATCACGGTCCGGATCGGCGCGTTCCCGTACGTCGCGATCGCCGGTCTCCTCCTGTTCCTGCAGGCGCCGGTCTGGGACAGACTGGAGGACCTCGTTCGCTCCGCACCTCTCGATCGGTCTCGCCTCGTCCCCTCACGTACCGAACTCGAACGAGTCGGCGCCCGGCTCCCCCAAGCTGGGCTCGACTCGGCGGTCCTTGGGCGTGTCAAAACGACCGTCTACACCGTCGTGCTGGTCCTTGCGGTGGTTTCGCTCCTCGTCGTCCCGACACTGTCGTACCTGCCCGTCGCCCAGTTCGTCGACGAGGAGGACGGGCCGAAGGACCGCATCGACGACAGGGCCGACGCGATCCGGGTCTCCCAGCCCGACTGGACCGTCTTCGCACCGCATCCACGAACCGTCGACCGATACTACGTCTTCCCGGCCGAAACCGAGAACGGAAACACGGTCGACGCGTACAGCGAGCGCCCGGTGACCTACGAGCGACCCCACGACGAGCTCCAGAAACAGTTTGGCACCTACCGAGAACGCTTCTACATGAACAGCGTCAGGCGTGGCGGTCCCGACGATGTCGTGTCCGAAACCCTCGCAGAGCACCTCTGTGAGACGTGGGCGGACGACCACGGCGAGGACCTCGCTCGCATCAACATGTACTACGTCGTCGAGGACGTCACCCTCGAGACGATCGACGAGCCGGCGGATCGGGACCGAGAGATACGACCGATCTACGCCCACGGCTGCGGTGACAACGAACCGAGAGAGATCGCCCCGCCCGAGTAACGACCGTTCTTGGAATCGAGTTGCACCGTCGGTGAGACCCCGCATGAGCTGCGAGCGTCCCGTTCGTGTTCCCAGGGTCGATTCCCTCGAGCGGACGAAGCGATACCCAGGGACGGATCCAGCCGAGGATCGACTGACGATAGTCACGGAGATGGCGAGAACGGACCAGGGTGTGGTGGAGTGGAGTATCTACCGCCGATTATTCGAGTAGTGGAATACTGCGAGAGTTTATAATTGAAGCGGTGAACAGTAGCTCACCGCGCGCTCTCTTCGGTCACTATCACCAATGAGCTCCAAATTTCCACACCTGTTCGACGGTGAACGCATCGGTCCTATCGAACTCCGAAACCGCCTCGTCATGGCGCCGATGGGGACGAACTACGCCACCGCCTCCGGAGAAGTCACCGACCGACTGCTCGACTACTACGCGGAACGCGCAGCCGGCGGGACCGGGCTCGTCACCGTCGGTACTGCCGCCGTCGAGTACCCGCGAGGACGCGCGATCGTCAACCAGCTTTCGATCGCCGACGACGGTCGCGTCCCGGGACTCTCGAAGCTCGCCCGGCGTATCAAACAACACGGGGCGAGTGCGTTCGTACAGCTCCACCACGCCGGCGGCGGGACGACGGTGAAAAAAACCGGCGGACCCCGACCGGTAGTCTGTTCGAGCGTCGAGAACGCGTACAACGCCCGGGATCCCCAGGTCCTCGAGACCGACGCAGTCGAATCGATAGTGGAACGCTTCGTCAACGCCGCGAAACGCGCACGGAAGGCCGGGTTCGACGGCGTGGAACTACACGGTTCACACGGCTACCTCATCCAGGAGTTCATGTCCCCGCGGAACAACCAGCGGGACGATCGGTACGGCGGCGATTTCGAAGCCCGCATGCGGTTTCCGACGGAGATCGTCGAGGGGGTTCGGGACGCGGTCGGCGACGACCTCGCGCTGTCGTTCCGGCTGAGCGCCGACGAGTTCGTCGACGACGGCTACGGCCTCGAGGACGCCACACGGATGGCCGAACTGCTCGCCGCGGCCGGCGTCGACGTCCTCAGCGTCACGGTTGGCGCCTACGGCGTGCCGACCCGCGTCCTCGAGCCGATGAGCTTCGAGGAGGCCTGGCGGTCGCAGTACGCCGCAGCGATCGGCGAGGCCGTCGACGTCCCGACCATCACCGTCGGTGTGATTCGCCAGCCGGAGACGGCCGAGGCGGTGCTCGCCGACGGCGACGCCGACTTCGTCGCCGTTGGCCGGGGTCACATCGCGGACCCACACTTCGCGCGCAAGGCCCGAGAGGGGCGCGTGGAAGAAATCAACCGGTGTATCGGCTGCAACATCGGCTGTATCGGCGAGGGAATCTTCACCGACAGGGAGCT
This genomic window from Natronococcus occultus SP4 contains:
- a CDS encoding universal stress protein; amino-acid sequence: MSPDTILVTVGEEDRDRTDEIASAVIDVAAPADATVVVVHVLTEETYQQAVSQSEPVSDDDSLEWVKRWSRTEPAIQPGIEGDVPEWVREWSESGGPKDATDPPSSEGIETILERKALIRELVAAFEAAGVDYEIRGDVGDPTDRVLAAVEDVDPDFVVVGGRDRSPARQALFGSVSQEILRSVDRPVISVRESGRS
- a CDS encoding helix-turn-helix domain-containing protein produces the protein MAIEASFTATEGEFPLAEVFSKFPAAQIELDRVVPTNGVLIPYFWLKRDDSAEISLEGVDHPGIDDLRIVDDVDGEVFVRIDWDFEYESVLTAILETDVALVSAVGREGKWTFEVRAEQQEAISAFQSYCTDHEIPIELTQLHALSPLQSGQEYDLTEAQREALTLAYVRGFYDSPRKVSQAEVADELDISRQALASRLQRGTRRLIASTLIDPSE
- a CDS encoding oxidoreductase — protein: MSSKFPHLFDGERIGPIELRNRLVMAPMGTNYATASGEVTDRLLDYYAERAAGGTGLVTVGTAAVEYPRGRAIVNQLSIADDGRVPGLSKLARRIKQHGASAFVQLHHAGGGTTVKKTGGPRPVVCSSVENAYNARDPQVLETDAVESIVERFVNAAKRARKAGFDGVELHGSHGYLIQEFMSPRNNQRDDRYGGDFEARMRFPTEIVEGVRDAVGDDLALSFRLSADEFVDDGYGLEDATRMAELLAAAGVDVLSVTVGAYGVPTRVLEPMSFEEAWRSQYAAAIGEAVDVPTITVGVIRQPETAEAVLADGDADFVAVGRGHIADPHFARKAREGRVEEINRCIGCNIGCIGEGIFTDRELGCTVNPTVGREREFATLEPAPERQRVLVVGAGPAGIQAAIRSADRGHDVTLYDAAEDVGGQLHLAAAPPGKGKNGWYLDYLEHQLDRRQVDVRLGERVDRATVEAVDPDAVVVATGASPRGISVPGADGSHVVQSWDVVDGSVSVADESVVVVGGGDVGCDTARFLADRGCEVTVVEQTDRIAPDKERISRIDVLQTLESNDDVALVTGETVLSIEAEIVTTVRSDGSEATYEADRVVLAVGHEPNDGLADELEEYPAPIYVVGDARESRDVYRATLDGTEAGISVGDPYRTFSPRP
- a CDS encoding HalOD1 output domain-containing protein; this encodes MIQRNGPTTASAPGDTHHGSEGGALDVLTSTIAVDRREDAYELEYDPATDAPSQAVVAAVGAVTETDPIELEPLHAAVDGDALDALFQPPTGTDRRVDFRYNGHEIVLETPGTVTVTETTAEADG
- a CDS encoding phosphatase PAP2 family protein yields the protein MSEGRDLPTFFFDPEVNRAINEALPQVVVEFFGVVTTLGDGATLVAVAALLYWFGAAEDRHDRAMVLAIAVATLALVAGLKGILEVQRPLYAAEPPLAFAPEQYPGWSTPSAHAMGAASVYGALAAVMNVGKRWQRYAVAGALIVAVPFSRVVLGVHYVGDVVLGAALGLGLVAVALRITSRSVTPMFALSLTIAVGAFLLGSEEYTTMAIGASLGGLVTWPVLESRNAEPLGASLLLLGLIVLPLLAVVRLLDLLIAVEGGFVIAGTVTVSLLALLETIGFAVAFGGAIAAPYVAVRFDDTRTVRRLQAALPFSGRTVEAAATRERPPENGGNG
- a CDS encoding HTTM domain-containing protein; amino-acid sequence: MHPLRTISTRARDHLREATYVDPGAIRIDTRALAAFRIAAGLLIIADVLLRSRNFSFFYTEGGVVPQSLAREMTADNAVSVYYLTTDPTVIAAVFVLTILVAVQLIVGYKTRIAVVLSFLLVVSLDHHNPLVLSFADTLFRMLLFWAIFLPLGERWSVDALQADAPPRTGITSLASAAILAQIVYMYVLNGYHKRESELWTGGEATPLIMGLDNTTFLLGDLMRSVPTLLQYGGLTWYYMLLFAWLLVFLRGHARTLFVAMFIGGHASFAITVRIGAFPYVAIAGLLLFLQAPVWDRLEDLVRSAPLDRSRLVPSRTELERVGARLPQAGLDSAVLGRVKTTVYTVVLVLAVVSLLVVPTLSYLPVAQFVDEEDGPKDRIDDRADAIRVSQPDWTVFAPHPRTVDRYYVFPAETENGNTVDAYSERPVTYERPHDELQKQFGTYRERFYMNSVRRGGPDDVVSETLAEHLCETWADDHGEDLARINMYYVVEDVTLETIDEPADRDREIRPIYAHGCGDNEPREIAPPE
- a CDS encoding transporter; translation: MTRLSTLVILVGLARVVPLPPPLGIVLGAVLTAVGVGLRQFTEN